The nucleotide sequence TgagcgtaaatatatactactatgGGTTTGAGTCATAAATGCAAAAACATGGAAAACGTACAATTTGTGCCAAgtagattttattatttaacaaaaacacaaaaaaaacagTCTCTCTGGTATTTAAATTCGTATTTTTCTTGTGATTTTGCGCTGTAAGAAgttgtatttactttggattataatttgttgaattgagtcgcctggagatcctaaacattcggtatgtaaatattgttttatcttgtatgatttattctgtaatttagtattgtgaatactattttatcctatgtgatttaatctgtacataattgtgacatatggttatctgctaattgatgtgaattgttattgcttgtaaaaatggtaatgctgttatatttgattaattgtgccatataagctatttagttttatctattattttggcagaaaaccgttccattaacaacgttcctttgcgttccattaacaacgttccattaacaacgttcctcatacccggtatcaagatttacgttacgttccattaacaacgttccgtttccggtacccggcaagttctattttcctgattcatgtttcgagatttgatttgaagtgtctgttgattgttattaaagatattcaccgatttcaagttgaattatattggggcGGCATTTGAAAGGCACAGAAGAATCTGGCGGCACTTCAAccgctgtttacagactttaattgcttgaaagcacggactagttgtaacaattaaccgatataggtttggggtcaggactggggtattgggacgcgtttttgaagtctccaatcTCTTAATGTGCGTGAGAAGTAGCCAGGCTACATAGAATCGAGCGCAACATTAAAGTTTTCGAATGAAGGAAAACTGAAGTTTTCTATTTCGAAATCAAACCAGAGTATTGTAAGCAGCAATTGAAAGATATCAAACTTTTCAATTGATCCTAGATTGAGTGAAGAAAGTCACTTAAAACTGTAAAAGTAGAAATGGCTGCAAAACCAGTTTCACAGGAAGAACTGGACCGTTTATTGGCTGATCTGAATGGTCAGTATAGATCAGCAGAAGAATTGATGTTGAATCCAAAAAATAAGGAGATTCTACAATCACAAGTGAAAGGAATGGATGCAATGTTTGTGGAGTATTCTAAAGCTTATGAAATACATGTTGCAGAACTGCCAGTAAATGAAGAGGCTCAAAGAGTAGCTAAAGAATCTTTCCAGAGAGAAAGTTATGGATATGAAGAGTTCAAAGCACATGTTGAAGAGTGGCTTTCCAGACAAGAAAGCACACAAATCGTTGAGAATCCTCCATCAAAACCACAATCTATAGCTAGTAGAAAATCATCTAATATGTCAAGACCTCGATCTCCAAGGACAGCATcgagttacaaaagtacaagTTCCAGTTACAAGAGAACTGAGGCAATAGCTGTCAGAGaacttgcaaaattgaaaatgaaccaACTGTCAGAGCTAGAACAGGCTGAACGAAATACTGAAGAAAAGAAACGGCAAGCTGAAGAATTAAAATCAGCATCAGAGAGAGAAATAAGGCGATTACAAGCTATACACGAATATCAAGCCGCATGTGTAGAGGCGGAAGTGTGGGAAATAGGCTCTAATCGCAATGAAAGGGTCCAGTTTCAAGAAATGGATTCTGGACCACCGATAGCACAATTGGTAGAATGTGAAGCAGCACGGGCTGAAGTAAACACACCTCAAGTGGGTCAAACCAATTGTATGGTGCCTCCTAGAGAGTCACAAGTTAGATTATCCCTGGATCCGGTCCAGGAAGTGATGAATCCCGTTAATCAACAATCTCAACCTAGACAAGGTGAAATGAGACGGGTCAATTTGGTGAGTCCTGTTGAATTACATAATATGCCACCACAAGATGTTGGCTCAATTCTTGCTACTATGACATCTACAATGCGTGACATGGTAGATTTACCTAAACCAGAATTACTTTCGTTTCATGGTTCTCATGAAGAATATACAAGATTCATGAATAGTTTCAAGATAAATATTGAGAACAAGATTTCAGATGACAATCTGAGATTGACTTACTTGCAACAGTTTTGCAAAGGTAAAGCAAGAGAATTTATTCGTCAATGTTCTGTATATCCTCCTACAGAAGGATTGACTTTAGCAAAGAGACTTCTAAGAGAAGCTTACGGACGACCATTGTTGATTGCCAGAACTTATATGGAAGAGTTGGTACATGGTCCAATGTTGAAACCAGATGATCGAGATAGTCTTCTGGATCTTTCTCATAAAATGGAAGAATGTTACCTAACGCTGTCGCATTGGAAGCAATATTCAGAtctaaataattttgacaatattGCTCAACTTTCATGTAGATTACCCCTGAAGTACCATAATAAATGGGAAGAAGAGGCAGCAGATTATGAGAATAGAAACATTGAACTAAAATTTGAACATCTTTTAAAGTTTGTCAAGAAAGCAGCAATTACGGCACAATCATCGATGGGCAAAGCTATGAGAGCTCATAAAGAGAGGGAAAAGGCTAAACACCCCCAAAAGAAGAGAATTTATGCAAATTCCACTTCAACAAGTGGTGATGGCAAACCTGAACAATCTACCGAGAGAAAAGGTACATTTGTGAGAAATAGATACAGATGTGTTATCTGTTCAAAAGATCATTTTCTTATTCATTGTCCAGAGTTTGAAGGAAAATCTGCAGGTGAACGCGAGGCTACAATTCgtgaatttcatatttgcagaaaCTGTTTATACATTGGTCATATGGCACGGCAATGTCGTAAGAATCCTGCATGTACTGAGAGAGGATGTGGTGGCAGACATCATAGAATGCTTCATCGAAATGTTGCAGATACTAAGCGAAAAGAGCAAAGTACAAGTTCCGCTACTCAAACTGCTACATCGGGATCAACCTTAACGAACTATACCAGAAATTCAGCTGGAGTATACTTGAATATAGTTCCAGTGAAAGTATCCTCACCTCAAGGTAGAGAAATTGAAGTATACTGTTTCCTAGACGAGGGAAGCACCTCTTGTCTATGTAATAAAAGATTGATGGAACTTTTAGAGATGGATGGTGAACCAATGAGTTATTCCATTACTACTGTAAACACACCGAATCCACAGAAACAAGATGGATTCGCTCTTGACTTAACTGTTAAACCACTGAAAGGGGAAGGTTGTGTGACATTACATCGTGTGCTCACGGTGGATGAAATTCCGACAGTACCGAATAAATTACCTAAAAGGATTGAATTACAAAGGCATGAATATCTCGAGGGTATTGAATTTCCAAAATTACCAGATGAAAGAGTGATGCTCATGATTGGCGTGAATGTACCGGAAGTATTCTGGGTAAAAGATGAAAGACGTGGTACTACAAATGAACCAGTTGCAAAAAGAAGTATTCTTGGTTGGTCACTGGTCGGACCTGCCTTTAATAAAGCTTCTGGGAATGAAAGTTTTCATGTACATGTTAATCATGTTGAAGTGAAAAGTGAAGATCTTCAACAACAAATTCGAGATATGTGGGAAACGGATTTCAAAGATATATCATTGACTCCCACACCAACATTGTCAAGAGAAGATAAGTATGCATTACAACTGATGGAAGATAATATAAAGATGGTGGATGGACATTACCAATCTCCGTTACCATGGAAACCAGGATGTCCTGAATTTCCTAATAATCGTGATGCAGTTATGAGAAGAACCAACAATTTGGGAAAACGCTTGTTGAAGAATGATGTTTTAAGGGACAAATATTGCAGTACCATGGCTGAATTTATAAAGAAAGGATGGGCAAGGAAAATTCCTGCTGCTGAATTTGAAGCACCCATTCGTAAAGCGTGGTATCTTCCTCATCAACCCGTTACATCAGAACAGAAACCTGGTAAAGTACGCCTGGTATTTGATGCAGGCGCAAGATATTTGAACACATCACTGAATGATCAATTACTGCAAGGTCCAGATATGGCAAATGGATTGTTATCTGTTTTGCTACGTTTCAGAATGTACAAATATGGTATAACTGCAGATATAGAAGCTATGTTCTTACAAGCTCGTGTAACTCCTAGGGATGTTGATGCATTGAGATTCCTATTTTGGCCTGATGGAGATTTGACAAAAACTCCTGTCGATCATCAGATGTTAGTACATTGTTTTGGAAATACATCAAGTCCATTTTGTGCAAATTACTGTTTAAGGAGAACTGCAGAAGATTTTGGAAAAGACTTTCCATCAGATATAAGTGACAATATCAAAGATAATTCATATATAGATGACTTCCTACTTGGAACAGATAGTATATCTGAAGGGAAGAGAATTGTCAAGCAAACCTCGGAACTTACTGAATGTGGAGGTTTTCATTTAAACAAATGGAGGAGTAATTCAGAAGAAATTATTTCTTGTGTTCCAGAAAAGGATAGAGCACAAATTCAAGCAAACGTATATTTAGACCCAAATCGTGTTGAACGAGTTTTGGGAGTTGTGTGGTTCGTGGTAGAAGATTGCTTTGGATCCAATACAAAGCTGAAGCCAAAACCTGATACGAAAAGAGGAGTTCTAGCAAATTTAAGTTCCGTATTCGATTCCATGGGTATTGTATCACCTGTGATATTGCAAGCAAGACTTATATTCCAAGAGTTATGTCGCCAACAATTGGGATGGGATGAAACTATCGgagaaaatgaacaaatagcATGGGAAAGCTGGACTAAAGCAATTCCAGAATTATCAGAAGTCAAATTACCAAGATACATTAAACCGAATTCATTTGGGGTTATTGTTTCACAAGAATTACATCATTTTGGCGATGCATCACAAGTTGCCTATGGATCAGTTTCATATTTGAGGTTAACAGATGAAAACGGTCAGATACATTGTTCATTTTTACTTGGAAAATCAAGATTGTGTCCTATCAAGACAATATGTTCACTTCCACGGCTGGAAATTACAGCTGCTGCGCTTTGTGTGCGAGTGGATATGTTTTTAAGACGTCAATTGAAATTTGAGAAGAATGTTAAGTCTATATTCTGGAGTGATAGCACAGCTACTATCCAATCAATTTACAATTCGTCGAAAAGATTTCCTACTTTCATAGCTAACCGATTAGCAAAAATTGAAGAAGGTTCAGAGCCACATCAATGGCGTTATGTTCCAAGTGAATTGAACCCAGCGGATTATGCATCCCGTGGAATGACAGCAAAGAAATTGATTGCAAAGAAATCATGGTTACAAGGACCAGAATTTCTCTACCAGAAAGAAGAGAACTGGCCACAAATGCCAGTTAAATTACCAGATTTACCATTGGAATTTATTCTGAAGAAGCCAATTAACGTTCTAGTGAATCTAGTGACAGAGAATGAACCTTTGGACAAGTTTATCAACTATTATTCTTCGTGGTATAAGTTGAAGAAAGCTACGGCATGGATTATCagattcaaaaaattatttacaagcTAAACCAACTGTTCAAAAAGGTAAATTGCAAACAGAAGAGTTGAGAAGATCCGAAAATGAGCTGATAAAGTATTTACAAAATCGGGAGTTGAATAAAGTTATTGCAAAGTTACAAAATTCTGATGTACAAGGGAAAAGTGTgcttagaaatttgaaaattgcacctTCAATGCAAAAGTTGAATCCTGTTTTAATTGAAGGAATATTGAGAGTGGGTGGAAGATTGCAGAACGCACCCATagaatttgatttgaaacatcCAATAATACTGCCAAGTAACCATCATATCACACAGTTGATTGTCAGAGAATACCATAAAAGTTCACATCATTGTGGAGCAAGTCATACATGGAATTTGCTGAGACAGAAGTTCTGGATTATCAATGGAGCTGTTGTTGTAAAGCGAAATATTCGTAATTGCATTTTTTGCAAAAAGAGAAATGCTTCGATGGGTAAGCAATTTATGGCTGACCTACCTAAAAAGCGTGTGACACCAGATCAACCACCATTCACATGTGTTGGAGTTGACAACTTCGGACCGTTGTTGGTGAAGCAAGGAAGAAGTTCTGTGAAGAGATGGGGCTTGATAATAACCTGTGCAACAACTAGAGCAGTGCATTTGGAAATTGTGCATAGTATGGATgtcaattcatttattaatgGATTAAGAAGATTCATTGCCAGAAGAGGCAAGATGTCAACCATTATATGTGATAATGGGAGCAATTTTACAGCTGGAAATAAAGTATTGAagaaagaaattcaaatttggaatTCCAGTAAAATGGGAGAATTTTGCAGACAAAGTGATATCATATTCAAGTTCAATCCTCCCACAGCTTCACACTTTGGAGGTTTCTATGAAAGACTCATCAGATCAGCAAGAAAGATATTGACTGCATTATTGCATGATCAATTGGTTACTGATGAAGCGTTGTCTACTATATTTTGTGAAGTTGAAAGTCAATTGAATTCAAGACCACTTACACCTATTAGTATGGATCCTTTGGATGAAGAACCACTTTCACCAAATCATTTATTGTTGCTGAAACATAAAGCAAATTTACCACCAGGAATATTTGACAAGAAAGATTGTTATGCGAGAAGAAGATGGCGTCAAATACAATATTTGGCTGACCAATTCTGGATAAGATGGTCCAGAGAAGTACTTGTCAATCTACAAGCTCGACAT is from Styela clava chromosome 9, kaStyClav1.hap1.2, whole genome shotgun sequence and encodes:
- the LOC144427403 gene encoding uncharacterized protein LOC144427403, with translation MQKLNPVLIEGILRVGGRLQNAPIEFDLKHPIILPSNHHITQLIVREYHKSSHHCGASHTWNLLRQKFWIINGAVVVKRNIRNCIFCKKRNASMGKQFMADLPKKRVTPDQPPFTCVGVDNFGPLLVKQGRSSVKRWGLIITCATTRAVHLEIVHSMDVNSFINGLRRFIARRGKMSTIICDNGSNFTAGNKVLKKEIQIWNSSKMGEFCRQSDIIFKFNPPTASHFGGFYERLIRSARKILTALLHDQLVTDEALSTIFCEVESQLNSRPLTPISMDPLDEEPLSPNHLLLLKHKANLPPGIFDKKDCYARRRWRQIQYLADQFWIRWSREVLVNLQARHKWLKKEDNFKVNDLVFVLLVDNTIPRGKWLTGRIMEVIPDKFGAVRQVTVKTSHGFLRRPIAKLCMIQRADE
- the LOC144427402 gene encoding uncharacterized protein LOC144427402 → MAAKPVSQEELDRLLADLNGQYRSAEELMLNPKNKEILQSQVKGMDAMFVEYSKAYEIHVAELPVNEEAQRVAKESFQRESYGYEEFKAHVEEWLSRQESTQIVENPPSKPQSIASRKSSNMSRPRSPRTASSYKSTSSSYKRTEAIAVRELAKLKMNQLSELEQAERNTEEKKRQAEELKSASEREIRRLQAIHEYQAACVEAEVWEIGSNRNERVQFQEMDSGPPIAQLVECEAARAEVNTPQVGQTNCMVPPRESQVRLSLDPVQEVMNPVNQQSQPRQGEMRRVNLVSPVELHNMPPQDVGSILATMTSTMRDMVDLPKPELLSFHGSHEEYTRFMNSFKINIENKISDDNLRLTYLQQFCKGKAREFIRQCSVYPPTEGLTLAKRLLREAYGRPLLIARTYMEELVHGPMLKPDDRDSLLDLSHKMEECYLTLSHWKQYSDLNNFDNIAQLSCRLPLKYHNKWEEEAADYENRNIELKFEHLLKFVKKAAITAQSSMGKAMRAHKEREKAKHPQKKRIYANSTSTSGDGKPEQSTERKGTFVRNRYRCVICSKDHFLIHCPEFEGKSAGEREATIREFHICRNCLYIGHMARQCRKNPACTERGCGGRHHRMLHRNVADTKRKEQSTSSATQTATSGSTLTNYTRNSAGVYLNIVPVKVSSPQGREIEVYCFLDEGSTSCLCNKRLMELLEMDGEPMSYSITTVNTPNPQKQDGFALDLTVKPLKGEGCVTLHRVLTVDEIPTVPNKLPKRIELQRHEYLEGIEFPKLPDERVMLMIGVNVPEVFWVKDERRGTTNEPVAKRSILGWSLVGPAFNKASGNESFHVHVNHVEVKSEDLQQQIRDMWETDFKDISLTPTPTLSREDKYALQLMEDNIKMVDGHYQSPLPWKPGCPEFPNNRDAVMRRTNNLGKRLLKNDVLRDKYCSTMAEFIKKGWARKIPAAEFEAPIRKAWYLPHQPVTSEQKPGKVRLVFDAGARYLNTSLNDQLLQGPDMANGLLSVLLRFRMYKYGITADIEAMFLQARVTPRDVDALRFLFWPDGDLTKTPVDHQMLVHCFGNTSSPFCANYCLRRTAEDFGKDFPSDISDNIKDNSYIDDFLLGTDSISEGKRIVKQTSELTECGGFHLNKWRSNSEEIISCVPEKDRAQIQANVYLDPNRVERVLGVVWFVVEDCFGSNTKLKPKPDTKRGVLANLSSVFDSMGIVSPVILQARLIFQELCRQQLGWDETIGENEQIAWESWTKAIPELSEVKLPRYIKPNSFGVIVSQELHHFGDASQVAYGSVSYLRLTDENGQIHCSFLLGKSRLCPIKTICSLPRLEITAAALCVRVDMFLRRQLKFEKNVKSIFWSDSTATIQSIYNSSKRFPTFIANRLAKIEEGSEPHQWRYVPSELNPADYASRGMTAKKLIAKKSWLQGPEFLYQKEENWPQMPVKLPDLPLEFILKKPINVLVNLVTENEPLDKFINYYSSWYKLKKATAWIIRFKKLFTS